The Dioscorea cayenensis subsp. rotundata cultivar TDr96_F1 chromosome 19, TDr96_F1_v2_PseudoChromosome.rev07_lg8_w22 25.fasta, whole genome shotgun sequence genome includes a window with the following:
- the LOC120249631 gene encoding LOW QUALITY PROTEIN: ferredoxin C 2, chloroplastic-like (The sequence of the model RefSeq protein was modified relative to this genomic sequence to represent the inferred CDS: inserted 1 base in 1 codon; deleted 2 bases in 2 codons), translated as MPSPHRNMIFTNAITTDAVPQPRTSPVPTHQVTVHDRRRGVVHQFLVPEDQYILHTAESQNISLLFACRHGCCTSCAVRVKSGQIRQPEALGISAELKSKGYALLLCXGFPSSDLEVETQDEDEVYWLQFGRYFARGPIERDDYALELALADE; from the exons ATGCCATCTCCTCACAGAAACATGATTTTCACAAACGCAATCACAACCGACGCCGTTCCGCAGCCTAGAACTTCTCCGGTCCCTACCCACCAGGTCACCGTCCACGATCGTCGGCGCGGAGTTGTTCAC CAATTCCTCGTGCCTGAG GACCAGTACATACTACACACTGCCGAGTCACAGAACATCTCATTGCTCTTCGCTTGCAGGCACG GTTGTTGTACTAGTTGTGCTGTTAGAGTA AAATCCGGGCAAATAAGGCAACCTGAGGCTCTCGGAATATCTGCTGAACTGAAGTCTAAG GGCTATGCATTACTTCTGT AGGGGTTCCCATCTTCTGATCTAGAAGTGGAAACACAAGACGAGGATGAG GTCTACTGGCTTCAATTTGGAAGATATTTTGCCCGAGGGCCTATT gaaaGGGATGACTATGCACTGGAGTTGGCCCTGGCTGATGAGTGA